Proteins from a single region of Deltaproteobacteria bacterium:
- the lpxK gene encoding tetraacyldisaccharide 4'-kinase, with the protein MLFLYNTLVRELTERGVFKKFVPSHPVLSVGNISFGGTGKTPHVICMANYLIDRGKRVCVLTRGYKRKGAGYRFFRQGEVPESVEAVGDEPFLLKKRVPGITMCVGESRHESMDRVLREEEVDLFLLDDGFQQFRLAKSFDAVLLRYRELAALDIRAKHFMMRESPLSLRHADFIVITKVPAPFECQNLDFPGSRYLGEVERAYTRYRVSCVSTNAGNGAQDWKGVDYFLFGGVADFSGLLDTAREHGIVVGGFLPLPDHVDYSERTMERIRHLSRGRTLLTSEKDIVKLPYERFGEIHSISVDVEFLRGKEQFLGRVLAAAEGV; encoded by the coding sequence GAGAGTTGACGGAACGGGGAGTGTTTAAAAAATTTGTTCCTTCCCATCCCGTTCTGTCCGTTGGCAACATCAGCTTCGGCGGCACGGGGAAGACCCCTCACGTGATCTGTATGGCAAACTACCTGATCGATAGGGGAAAGAGGGTCTGTGTGCTCACGAGGGGATACAAGCGCAAGGGCGCCGGTTACCGGTTCTTCAGGCAGGGCGAGGTACCCGAGTCGGTGGAAGCGGTGGGGGACGAGCCGTTCCTGCTGAAGAAGAGGGTTCCCGGCATAACGATGTGTGTGGGTGAGAGCAGGCACGAAAGCATGGATCGAGTGTTACGTGAAGAAGAGGTAGACCTTTTTTTACTGGATGATGGTTTTCAGCAGTTCCGCCTGGCCAAATCCTTCGATGCCGTTTTGCTGCGTTACCGTGAACTGGCTGCGCTCGACATTCGGGCAAAGCACTTCATGATGAGGGAATCACCCCTGTCTCTGCGCCACGCGGATTTCATCGTGATCACGAAGGTACCCGCCCCGTTTGAGTGTCAAAATCTGGATTTTCCCGGTTCGCGATACCTCGGTGAGGTGGAAAGGGCCTACACGCGCTACCGGGTCTCCTGCGTATCGACCAACGCGGGCAATGGAGCACAAGATTGGAAGGGAGTGGACTATTTCCTTTTTGGGGGAGTGGCGGATTTTTCCGGCCTTCTCGATACGGCTCGGGAGCACGGCATAGTGGTTGGCGGATTCCTCCCCCTTCCAGATCACGTCGATTATTCCGAGAGGACAATGGAAAGGATCAGGCATCTCTCCCGCGGGAGAACCCTGCTCACATCGGAAAAGGATATCGTCAAGCTCCCCTATGAGAGGTTCGGAGAAATTCACTCGATCTCAGTCGATGTGGAGTTTTTGCGGGGAAAGGAGCAATTTCTGGGCAGGGTCCTTGCGGCTGCGGAGGGAGTATGA